The Streptomyces sp. NBC_00691 genome has a segment encoding these proteins:
- a CDS encoding MMPL family transporter gives MAAIARWCIKHRLVAVLLWLVALCGVGTAAVVAGSAYSNDYEVPGTESGRATALLERGFHGLGGDSDTIVWHTDKGSVRADAVERRMTAMLDEVAGLPGIATVTSPYGDTRGQVSEDGHTAYATVTFHEQADDIPEAQARALVDTAKAAGNDSLSVELGGSAVALTEAPGGHIAEVVGVAVAAVVLFLAFGSLAASALPIATALVSVGIAYSGIVLLGHLMTVADFAPMLGMLVGLGVGIDYALFIVTRHRRGLKRGLSVAEAAETAVATTGRAVVFAGATVCIALLGMLILRLSFLNGVAIAASLTVVLTVAASVTLLPALLSLIGMRALSRRERRTLAEHGPQPELPTGFAARWSAFVERHPKLLGIVAAVVMGVLALPTLSLHLGTSDQGNGPATATTRQAYDLIADGFGPGVNGPLTLVAGLDGADDRVALDRLPAALTATKGVASVSPVTYNSSGDTAVLTVVPDSSPQSKATSELVDRLRADVLPEAGSGTSLEVHVGGVTASYDDFAEIIIGKLPLFVGVVIALGCLLLLVAFRSLGIPLKAAVMNVAAVAGAFGVVVAIFQWGWGSELLGLGSAGPIEPFLPVIMVSVLFGLSMDYQVFLVSRMYEEWLETGDNRRAVRVGLAETSRVINSAAVIMIAVFLAFVLSGDRVIAMFGIALAAAVALDAFVLRTLLVPALMHMLGGANWWLPKWLDRILPRISIETPESREAADTRGKIPAQRVTAVTATAASAAEERNDHVRDIAG, from the coding sequence TTGGCAGCCATCGCACGGTGGTGCATCAAGCACCGCCTCGTCGCCGTCCTGCTGTGGCTCGTCGCCCTCTGCGGGGTCGGCACGGCGGCCGTCGTCGCCGGCAGCGCGTACTCCAACGACTACGAGGTCCCCGGCACCGAGTCCGGCCGCGCCACCGCCCTCCTGGAGCGCGGGTTCCACGGCCTCGGCGGTGACAGCGACACCATCGTCTGGCACACCGACAAGGGCAGCGTCCGCGCCGACGCCGTCGAGCGCCGCATGACCGCAATGCTCGACGAGGTCGCAGGACTCCCCGGCATCGCCACCGTGACCTCCCCGTACGGCGACACCCGGGGCCAGGTCAGCGAGGACGGGCACACCGCCTACGCCACCGTCACCTTCCACGAGCAGGCCGACGACATCCCCGAGGCGCAGGCCCGGGCGCTCGTCGACACCGCGAAGGCCGCCGGGAACGACAGCCTCTCGGTCGAGCTCGGTGGCAGCGCCGTCGCCCTCACCGAAGCCCCCGGCGGACACATCGCCGAAGTCGTCGGCGTCGCCGTCGCGGCCGTCGTCCTCTTCCTCGCCTTCGGCTCCCTCGCCGCCTCCGCGCTCCCCATCGCGACCGCGCTCGTCAGCGTCGGCATCGCCTACTCCGGGATCGTGCTCCTCGGCCATCTGATGACCGTCGCCGACTTCGCCCCCATGCTCGGCATGCTCGTCGGCCTCGGCGTGGGCATCGACTACGCCCTCTTCATCGTCACCCGGCACCGCAGAGGCCTGAAACGCGGGCTCTCCGTCGCCGAGGCCGCCGAGACCGCCGTCGCCACCACCGGCCGCGCCGTCGTCTTCGCCGGAGCCACCGTCTGCATCGCCCTGCTCGGCATGCTGATCCTGCGGCTCAGCTTCCTCAACGGCGTCGCCATCGCCGCCTCCCTCACCGTCGTCCTCACGGTGGCGGCCTCCGTCACCCTCCTCCCGGCGCTGCTCTCCCTCATCGGCATGCGGGCCCTGTCCCGGCGCGAACGCCGGACGCTCGCCGAGCACGGACCGCAGCCCGAGCTGCCCACCGGCTTCGCCGCCCGCTGGTCCGCCTTCGTCGAACGCCACCCCAAGCTCCTCGGGATCGTCGCCGCCGTCGTCATGGGCGTCCTCGCGCTGCCCACCCTCTCGCTCCACCTGGGAACCTCCGACCAGGGCAACGGCCCGGCCACCGCGACCACACGGCAGGCGTACGACCTGATCGCCGACGGCTTCGGCCCCGGCGTGAACGGCCCCCTCACCCTGGTCGCCGGGCTCGACGGCGCCGACGACCGGGTCGCCCTCGATCGGCTGCCGGCCGCCCTGACCGCAACCAAGGGCGTCGCGTCCGTCTCCCCGGTCACGTACAACAGCTCCGGCGACACCGCCGTCCTCACCGTCGTCCCCGACTCGTCGCCCCAGTCCAAGGCCACCAGCGAGCTCGTCGACCGGCTCCGCGCGGACGTCCTCCCGGAGGCCGGGAGCGGCACCTCGCTCGAGGTGCACGTGGGCGGCGTGACCGCCTCGTACGACGACTTCGCCGAGATCATCATCGGCAAGCTCCCGCTCTTCGTCGGTGTCGTCATCGCGCTCGGCTGTCTGCTGCTCCTGGTCGCCTTCCGCTCCCTCGGCATCCCCCTCAAGGCCGCCGTCATGAACGTCGCCGCCGTCGCCGGTGCCTTCGGCGTCGTCGTGGCGATCTTCCAGTGGGGCTGGGGCAGCGAGCTCCTCGGCCTCGGCAGCGCCGGGCCGATCGAACCCTTCCTCCCGGTGATCATGGTCTCGGTCCTCTTCGGACTCTCCATGGACTACCAGGTCTTCCTGGTGAGCCGGATGTACGAGGAGTGGCTGGAGACCGGCGACAACCGGCGGGCGGTCCGGGTCGGCCTCGCCGAGACCAGCCGCGTCATCAACTCCGCCGCCGTGATCATGATCGCGGTCTTCCTCGCCTTCGTCCTCTCCGGCGACCGGGTCATCGCGATGTTCGGCATCGCGCTCGCGGCGGCCGTCGCCCTCGACGCCTTCGTCCTGCGGACCCTCCTCGTCCCCGCCCTCATGCACATGCTCGGCGGGGCGAACTGGTGGCTGCCGAAGTGGCTCGACCGGATCCTGCCCCGGATCAGCATCGAAACGCCGGAGTCCCGCGAGGCCGCCGACACGCGTGGGAAAATACCCGCTCAGCGTGTGACCGCTGTGACCGCGACCGCGGCTTCCGCCGCGGAGGAGAGGAACGACCATGTTCGCGATATCGCTGGGTGA
- a CDS encoding protein kinase domain-containing protein, with product MSSTAHHIGPDSTPDRYRLLRSIGRGGEAVLYLAEIELAGGTEPVVVKVLDSKTTLTPEVFERISQKWNEQAELLRFVHRPGVVGVREHFQGPPIHRPGESGTITGRALALVMNHVDGLDLRDWRAERTLATAAERREVMRTLEQLADVLDWLHSGKATPSGRIVVHGDLSPGNVMVDEHGQATLVDFGLSKLTADHQTAEVWFTPGYAAPEVFEGKRTPGTDRYAFGAIAYFLLSGQSPPTAPEQLVTSLGALPQVAGLPAEQRDRVLSIAAADPGRRPLSLSAWVKDVRHGVVSTTTSRPATVADAVPAAPPRKPSAPPLPVTPPPPTATPVVAPPPAAAPDATSQPVAPQPVAAAQPPVSRPVAPQPSTEPPTVATPGFGPPTPPPVSLAAETGPPRAPEPRRRRKGPIIGAAAAVLVVAVLAVIGVQLLGDKDDKGTEGKAGTPSATSASPTPDPTTEEPTDEPTTEQPADPASTGPEESASPTDDPGTVPDSPLADLTTLASVSEPDRFSVGTAKIDTKEYGAALIGDCYNGAYVEYDLNREWSWFDFTAGIDDGSNIETARIIVSVDDQPALFNETVDLGKPITKTLKVEGALRLRLKVEETCTDSGSGVIAAPTLRR from the coding sequence TTGAGCAGCACGGCACACCACATCGGACCCGACTCCACACCCGACAGGTACCGACTGCTGCGGTCCATCGGGCGGGGCGGCGAAGCCGTCCTCTATCTCGCGGAGATCGAGCTGGCCGGCGGGACCGAACCCGTCGTCGTGAAGGTCCTCGACTCGAAGACCACTCTCACGCCCGAGGTCTTCGAGCGGATCAGCCAGAAGTGGAACGAACAGGCGGAACTGCTCCGCTTCGTCCACCGGCCCGGTGTCGTCGGCGTACGGGAGCACTTCCAGGGGCCGCCGATCCACCGGCCCGGTGAATCCGGCACGATCACCGGCCGGGCCCTGGCCCTCGTCATGAACCATGTCGACGGCCTCGACCTGCGCGACTGGCGGGCCGAACGGACCCTCGCCACGGCCGCCGAGCGGCGCGAGGTGATGCGGACCCTCGAACAGCTCGCGGACGTCCTCGACTGGCTGCACTCCGGCAAGGCCACACCGTCCGGGCGGATCGTCGTCCACGGCGACCTGTCCCCCGGCAACGTCATGGTCGACGAGCACGGGCAGGCGACCCTCGTCGACTTCGGCCTCAGCAAGCTGACCGCCGACCACCAGACGGCCGAGGTGTGGTTCACCCCCGGCTACGCGGCCCCCGAGGTCTTCGAGGGCAAGCGCACCCCGGGCACCGACCGCTATGCCTTCGGTGCCATCGCGTACTTCCTCCTCAGCGGACAGTCCCCGCCGACCGCCCCCGAACAGCTGGTGACCTCACTCGGCGCGCTGCCGCAGGTCGCGGGACTGCCGGCCGAGCAGCGCGACCGGGTGCTGAGCATCGCCGCGGCCGACCCGGGCCGACGGCCGCTGTCCCTGTCGGCCTGGGTGAAGGACGTACGGCACGGGGTGGTGTCGACGACGACCTCCCGCCCGGCGACGGTCGCGGACGCGGTCCCGGCCGCGCCGCCCCGGAAGCCGTCCGCGCCGCCCCTGCCGGTGACACCCCCACCGCCCACGGCCACGCCGGTCGTGGCGCCGCCCCCCGCGGCCGCGCCGGACGCGACCTCGCAGCCGGTCGCCCCGCAGCCCGTGGCGGCCGCGCAGCCCCCCGTATCCCGGCCCGTCGCGCCGCAGCCCTCCACCGAGCCGCCCACCGTCGCCACGCCGGGCTTCGGTCCGCCGACGCCGCCCCCGGTCTCCCTGGCGGCGGAGACGGGCCCGCCCCGGGCACCCGAGCCGCGCCGCCGCCGCAAGGGCCCGATCATCGGGGCCGCCGCCGCGGTCCTGGTGGTCGCCGTCCTGGCGGTGATCGGCGTCCAGCTGCTCGGCGACAAGGACGACAAGGGCACCGAGGGCAAGGCCGGTACCCCGTCCGCGACCAGCGCCTCCCCCACGCCCGACCCCACCACCGAGGAGCCCACGGACGAGCCGACCACCGAGCAGCCGGCCGATCCGGCGTCCACGGGCCCGGAGGAGTCGGCGAGTCCGACGGACGACCCCGGGACCGTGCCGGACTCCCCCCTCGCCGATCTGACCACGCTCGCCTCCGTCAGCGAGCCCGACCGCTTCTCCGTCGGCACCGCGAAGATCGACACCAAGGAGTACGGGGCCGCCCTGATCGGCGACTGCTACAACGGGGCCTACGTCGAGTACGACCTCAACCGCGAATGGTCCTGGTTCGACTTCACGGCCGGGATCGACGACGGGTCGAACATCGAGACCGCCCGGATCATCGTCTCCGTGGACGACCAGCCGGCCCTCTTCAACGAGACCGTCGACCTGGGCAAGCCGATCACCAAGACGCTGAAGGTCGAAGGGGCGCTGCGGCTGCGCCTCAAGGTCGAGGAGACCTGCACCGACTCGGGCAGCGGCGTCATCGCCGCCCCGACCCTGCGCCGCTGA
- a CDS encoding phosphocholine-specific phospholipase C, whose product MSSEMSRRRLLALGGGALGVAAAGSLLPPSLQAAMAAEPPAGGLSAVRHVVILMQENRSFDHYFGTLRGVRGFSDRNAVELPSGRPVFEQPAALGRTVLPFPIRGAAETQRKDLQYIGDLDHSWGGGGKAWHDGWMDGWVTAKTAATMAYYDRQDIPLHYELADTFTICDAYHSSIHTSTSPNRNHLWSGWTGFEADGSRAVTNAAYAEGTHPGYGWPTYAERLEAAGRSWKTYTEWENFTDNNIEFFTSFKKIARKALAGTGGHTFMESFYAAVRDTDDATERARLLGLLEEGVASLGEAERSLFERGLRRVESGTLAEAFRADVAAGTLPEVSYLVPSAIDSEHPGSSSPIASATLVYKVLDALGAHPDVWRHTVVLINYDENDGFFDHVPPPVPPGENTDERWKGQPTGLGIRVPLLVVSPWSVGGYVCSETFDHTSVIRFLERLTGIREPNITPWRRAVTGDLTSAFDFQRGRRQPEVDQPGPVPPFSGRWRPQPPAVQRMPVQEPGVRRARPLPYQPDASAASGAGSVRVALSNGGKASAHFALYPYAGEFAVPQHQDVRGTGEWTVPVPGDRYRFTITGPNGFRREFEGPAAGGAELASRIDHHDRDLHLTVRNTGRSPVSFTVRPLGYVDREDSAASGGWTRTVTVKPGKTRTVVHSAADAHGWYDVEVTAPGGFRRRLMGHIENGRASVSG is encoded by the coding sequence TTGTCATCCGAGATGTCCCGCAGAAGGCTCCTCGCACTGGGCGGAGGCGCCCTCGGCGTCGCCGCGGCCGGCTCGTTGCTGCCGCCGTCGTTGCAGGCCGCGATGGCCGCGGAGCCGCCGGCCGGCGGGCTGTCGGCGGTGCGGCACGTGGTGATCCTGATGCAGGAGAACCGTTCCTTCGATCACTACTTCGGCACCCTCCGCGGCGTCCGCGGCTTCTCCGACCGCAACGCCGTCGAGCTGCCCTCCGGCAGGCCCGTGTTCGAGCAGCCCGCCGCGCTCGGCCGGACCGTGCTGCCCTTCCCGATCCGCGGCGCCGCCGAGACGCAGCGGAAGGACCTCCAGTACATCGGGGACCTCGACCACTCCTGGGGCGGCGGCGGCAAGGCCTGGCACGACGGCTGGATGGACGGCTGGGTCACGGCCAAGACCGCCGCGACCATGGCGTACTACGACCGGCAGGACATCCCCCTGCACTACGAGCTCGCCGACACCTTCACCATCTGCGACGCCTACCACTCGTCCATCCACACCTCGACGAGCCCCAACCGCAACCACCTCTGGTCCGGCTGGACCGGCTTCGAGGCGGACGGCAGCCGCGCCGTCACCAACGCCGCGTACGCCGAGGGCACCCACCCCGGCTACGGCTGGCCCACCTACGCCGAGCGGCTCGAAGCCGCCGGGCGCAGCTGGAAGACGTACACCGAGTGGGAGAACTTCACCGACAACAACATCGAGTTCTTCACCAGCTTCAAGAAGATCGCCCGCAAGGCGCTCGCCGGCACCGGCGGGCACACCTTCATGGAGTCCTTCTACGCCGCCGTCCGCGACACCGACGACGCCACCGAGCGCGCCCGCCTCCTCGGTCTCCTGGAGGAGGGCGTGGCGAGCCTCGGCGAGGCCGAGCGCTCCCTCTTCGAGCGCGGACTGCGCCGCGTCGAGAGCGGCACCCTCGCCGAGGCCTTCCGCGCCGACGTCGCCGCCGGCACCCTCCCCGAGGTCTCCTACCTCGTGCCGTCCGCGATCGACTCGGAGCACCCCGGCTCCTCCTCGCCGATCGCCTCCGCGACCCTCGTCTACAAGGTGCTCGACGCCCTCGGCGCGCACCCGGACGTCTGGCGCCACACCGTCGTCCTGATCAACTACGACGAGAACGACGGCTTCTTCGACCACGTGCCGCCGCCGGTCCCGCCGGGCGAGAACACGGACGAGCGCTGGAAGGGCCAGCCCACCGGCCTCGGCATCCGCGTCCCCCTGCTCGTCGTCTCCCCCTGGTCGGTCGGCGGCTACGTCTGCTCCGAGACCTTCGACCACACCTCGGTCATCCGCTTCCTGGAGAGGCTCACCGGCATCCGGGAGCCCAACATCACCCCCTGGCGCCGGGCCGTCACCGGCGACCTCACCTCCGCCTTCGACTTCCAGCGGGGCCGCCGGCAGCCCGAGGTCGACCAGCCGGGCCCGGTCCCGCCGTTCAGCGGGCGCTGGCGTCCGCAGCCCCCTGCCGTGCAGCGGATGCCCGTCCAGGAGCCGGGAGTCCGCCGCGCCCGCCCGCTGCCGTACCAGCCGGACGCCTCGGCGGCCTCCGGGGCCGGCTCCGTCCGGGTCGCGCTCAGCAACGGGGGGAAGGCGAGCGCGCACTTCGCGCTCTACCCGTACGCGGGCGAGTTCGCGGTCCCGCAGCACCAGGACGTCAGGGGGACGGGGGAGTGGACCGTCCCCGTTCCGGGTGATCGCTACCGCTTCACGATCACCGGCCCCAACGGCTTCCGCCGCGAGTTCGAGGGACCCGCGGCGGGCGGCGCCGAACTCGCCTCCCGTATCGACCATCATGACCGTGACCTGCATCTCACCGTACGGAACACGGGCCGGTCGCCGGTCTCCTTCACCGTGCGGCCGCTCGGGTACGTCGACCGCGAGGACTCGGCCGCCTCCGGGGGCTGGACCCGTACCGTCACCGTGAAGCCCGGGAAGACCCGTACCGTCGTGCACTCGGCCGCCGACGCGCACGGCTGGTACGACGTCGAGGTGACCGCGCCCGGTGGCTTCCGCCGCCGGCTCATGGGGCACATCGAGAACGGCCGCGCCAGCGTCTCCGGCTGA
- the gatB gene encoding Asp-tRNA(Asn)/Glu-tRNA(Gln) amidotransferase subunit GatB has protein sequence MTVTELLSYEAALAEYDPVMGLEVHVELGTKTKMFCGCSTELGAEPNSQTCPTCLGLPGSLPVVNAIGVESAIKIGLALNCEIAEWCRFARKNYFYPDMPKNFQTSQYDEPIAFNGYLDVQLEDGEIFRVEIERAHMEEDTGKSLHVGGATGRIHGASHSLLDYNRAGIPLIEIVTKPIEGAGERAPEVAKAYVAELRELIRALDVSEARMDKGQMRCDVNLSLRPHGTAKFGTRSETKNVNSLRSVERAARFEIQRHAAVLSSGGTIVQETRHFHEDDGSTTSGRIKDNAEDYRYFPEPDLVPVAPARAWVEELRGTLPELPRVRRNRLREEWGVSELDMQSILNAGAVDAIVATIEAGADAASARKWWMGELARSSNEQGVSLEELAITPADVARVSALVAAGDLNDKLARQVIEGVLAGEGTPDEVVEKRGLKVVSDDGALGTAVDEAIAGNAAIADKIRGGKVAAVGALVGAVMKATRGQADAARVKDLILEKLGVSEG, from the coding sequence GTGACTGTCACTGAACTGCTGTCGTACGAAGCGGCGCTCGCCGAGTACGACCCCGTCATGGGCCTGGAGGTCCATGTCGAGCTCGGCACGAAGACGAAGATGTTCTGCGGCTGCTCGACCGAGCTGGGCGCCGAGCCGAACTCGCAGACCTGCCCGACCTGCCTCGGTCTGCCGGGCTCGCTGCCCGTCGTCAACGCGATCGGCGTCGAGTCCGCCATCAAGATCGGCCTCGCGCTGAACTGCGAGATCGCCGAGTGGTGCCGCTTCGCCCGGAAGAACTACTTCTATCCGGACATGCCGAAGAACTTCCAGACCTCCCAGTACGACGAGCCGATCGCCTTCAACGGCTACCTGGACGTCCAGCTGGAGGACGGCGAGATCTTCCGCGTGGAGATCGAGCGCGCCCATATGGAGGAGGACACCGGCAAGTCGCTGCACGTCGGCGGCGCCACCGGTCGTATCCACGGCGCGTCCCACTCGCTGCTCGACTACAACCGGGCCGGCATCCCGCTCATCGAGATCGTCACCAAGCCGATCGAGGGCGCGGGCGAGCGGGCCCCCGAGGTCGCCAAGGCGTACGTCGCCGAGCTGCGCGAGCTGATCCGCGCGCTCGACGTGTCCGAGGCGCGCATGGACAAGGGCCAGATGCGCTGCGACGTGAACCTGTCGCTGCGTCCGCACGGCACCGCGAAGTTCGGCACCCGCTCGGAGACGAAGAACGTCAACTCGCTCCGTTCGGTGGAGCGTGCGGCCCGCTTCGAGATCCAGCGCCACGCCGCGGTGCTGTCCTCCGGCGGCACGATCGTGCAGGAGACCCGTCACTTCCACGAGGACGACGGCTCCACCACCTCCGGCCGCATCAAGGACAACGCCGAGGACTACCGGTACTTCCCGGAGCCCGACCTCGTCCCCGTCGCCCCGGCCCGTGCCTGGGTGGAGGAGCTGCGGGGCACGCTGCCCGAGCTGCCCCGGGTGCGCCGCAACCGGCTGCGCGAGGAGTGGGGCGTGTCCGAGCTGGACATGCAGTCCATCCTCAACGCCGGCGCGGTCGACGCGATCGTCGCCACGATCGAGGCGGGCGCGGACGCGGCCTCGGCCCGCAAGTGGTGGATGGGCGAGCTCGCCCGCAGCTCCAACGAGCAGGGTGTGTCCCTGGAGGAGCTTGCGATCACCCCGGCGGACGTGGCCCGGGTCTCCGCCCTGGTCGCCGCCGGTGACCTCAACGACAAGCTCGCCCGTCAGGTCATCGAGGGCGTTCTCGCCGGCGAGGGCACCCCGGACGAGGTCGTCGAGAAGCGAGGCCTGAAGGTCGTCTCCGACGACGGCGCGCTCGGCACGGCGGTCGACGAGGCCATCGCGGGCAACGCGGCCATCGCCGACAAGATCCGCGGCGGCAAGGTCGCCGCGGTCGGCGCCCTGGTCGGCGCGGTCATGAAGGCCACCCGCGGCCAGGCGGACGCGGCGCGCGTGAAGGACCTGATCCTGGAGAAGCTGGGCGTCAGCGAGGGCTGA
- a CDS encoding GNAT family N-acetyltransferase produces MFAISLGDDGAELRPLEPSKAEEFLAHMDRGREFVGEHIVLPDVVADIDSARSFLVSYAEKAAHDTGRIYGIWTAGGTLVGGVLFRTFDAAYGTAEAGCWLEPSAAGKGLITRACRVIIDWAIEERGIHRVEWHASAKNGPSIAVARRLGMTREGVLRENYPHRGVRADTEVWAVLAPEWRAAKAS; encoded by the coding sequence ATGTTCGCGATATCGCTGGGTGACGACGGCGCCGAGCTGCGGCCCCTGGAGCCCTCGAAGGCCGAGGAGTTCCTCGCCCACATGGACCGCGGACGCGAGTTCGTCGGCGAGCACATCGTCCTCCCCGACGTCGTCGCGGACATCGACTCCGCCCGCTCCTTCCTCGTCTCGTACGCCGAGAAGGCCGCGCACGACACCGGACGCATCTACGGCATCTGGACCGCCGGAGGCACGCTCGTCGGCGGCGTCCTCTTCCGGACCTTCGACGCCGCGTACGGCACCGCCGAGGCGGGCTGCTGGCTGGAGCCCTCCGCCGCCGGGAAGGGCCTGATCACCCGCGCCTGCCGGGTCATCATCGACTGGGCGATCGAGGAGCGCGGCATCCACCGCGTCGAATGGCACGCCTCCGCGAAGAACGGGCCGAGCATCGCCGTCGCCCGCCGCCTGGGCATGACCCGCGAGGGCGTGCTGCGGGAGAACTACCCGCACCGCGGCGTCCGCGCCGACACCGAGGTCTGGGCCGTCCTCGCCCCGGAGTGGCGCGCGGCGAAGGCCTCGTGA